One region of Polaribacter pectinis genomic DNA includes:
- the hutI gene encoding imidazolonepropionase yields the protein MTQLFINIKELIQVRDKFVKKVSGKEMKILPTIKGAFLIIKDGLIFDYGKMSDLLESTFDDKIDCTGKMILPTWCDSHTHIVFAGNREQEFVDRINGLSYEEIANNGGGILNSAKKLQETSEEDLYIQSAKRLEEVIILGTGAIEIKSGYGLTVEAELKMLRVIKKLKENYDIPIKATFLGAHAIPNKFKNNKEGYINLIINEMLPKIAAEDLADFIDVFCEVGYFSVDETDKILSAGKKYGLIPKVHVNQFNSIDGIEISIKHKALSVDHLEVLSDTDLKVLISAETMPVALPSCSYFLSIPYTPARKIIDAGLPLTLATDYNPGSTPSGNMNFVVATACIKMKMTPEEAINAATINGAFAMNLENKVGSITKGKFANFMITKEIPSFGFIPYSFGNNLIETVYLKGKKASN from the coding sequence ATGACTCAATTATTCATCAATATTAAAGAATTAATTCAAGTTAGAGATAAATTTGTTAAAAAAGTTTCTGGTAAAGAAATGAAGATATTACCAACAATTAAAGGTGCTTTTTTAATAATAAAAGATGGACTTATTTTTGATTATGGAAAAATGAGCGATTTATTAGAATCTACTTTTGATGATAAGATTGATTGTACAGGAAAAATGATACTTCCAACTTGGTGTGACTCTCACACTCACATCGTTTTTGCTGGAAATAGAGAACAAGAATTTGTAGATAGAATTAATGGTTTGTCTTATGAAGAAATTGCAAATAATGGTGGTGGAATTTTAAATTCAGCAAAAAAACTTCAAGAAACTTCTGAAGAAGATTTGTATATACAATCTGCAAAAAGATTAGAAGAAGTAATTATATTAGGCACAGGAGCCATTGAAATAAAATCTGGTTATGGTTTAACGGTAGAGGCTGAATTAAAAATGCTACGAGTTATTAAAAAATTGAAAGAAAATTATGATATTCCTATAAAAGCAACATTTTTAGGTGCTCATGCAATTCCGAATAAATTTAAGAACAATAAGGAAGGTTATATTAATTTGATTATTAATGAAATGCTACCAAAAATAGCAGCAGAAGATTTGGCAGATTTTATAGATGTTTTTTGTGAAGTTGGTTATTTCTCTGTAGACGAAACAGATAAAATTTTATCCGCAGGAAAAAAATATGGATTGATTCCTAAAGTTCATGTCAATCAATTTAACTCTATTGATGGGATTGAAATTTCAATTAAACACAAAGCATTATCTGTAGATCATTTAGAAGTTTTATCGGATACGGATTTAAAAGTTCTAATAAGTGCAGAAACAATGCCTGTAGCACTTCCCTCCTGTTCATATTTTTTAAGTATTCCTTACACACCAGCAAGAAAGATAATTGATGCTGGTTTACCTTTAACTTTAGCTACAGATTACAACCCAGGCTCAACACCTTCTGGAAATATGAATTTTGTAGTAGCAACTGCTTGTATAAAAATGAAAATGACTCCAGAAGAAGCTATAAATGCAGCTACAATTAATGGTGCTTTTGCTATGAATTTAGAAAACAAAGTTGGCAGTATAACTAAAGGTAAATTCGCTAATTTCATGATAACTAAAGAAATTCCTTCTTTTGGGTTTATTCCTTATAGTTTTGGAAACAACTTAATAGAAACTGTATATTTAAAAGGCAAAAAAGCATCGAATTAA
- a CDS encoding DinB family protein has translation MIPKEEYNPYFEQYIQLVSKDKSIIENLEDSQNQFDTLLRNIPKEKHNFSYAEGKWTLKELIQHTIDTERIFCYRALCFARNDKTSLPGFDQDIFVDYGNANQLDYFDLLEEMATLRKSTIQLFKSFSEEALLRIGVASDNKISVRALGCLFSGHQLHHFNVIKERYLLDN, from the coding sequence ATGATTCCAAAAGAAGAATACAATCCTTACTTCGAACAATATATTCAACTTGTTTCTAAAGACAAATCAATAATTGAAAATTTAGAAGATTCTCAAAATCAATTTGATACTTTATTAAGAAATATTCCAAAAGAAAAACACAATTTTTCTTATGCTGAAGGAAAATGGACGTTAAAGGAATTAATACAACATACTATAGACACAGAACGTATTTTCTGTTATAGAGCACTTTGTTTTGCAAGAAATGATAAAACATCATTACCTGGTTTTGATCAAGATATTTTTGTTGATTATGGAAATGCCAATCAATTAGATTACTTCGATTTATTAGAAGAAATGGCAACTTTAAGAAAGTCTACCATACAATTGTTTAAAAGTTTTTCTGAAGAAGCATTATTAAGAATTGGAGTAGCTTCAGATAATAAAATATCTGTAAGAGCTTTAGGATGTTTGTTTTCAGGGCATCAATTACATCATTTTAATGTAATTAAAGAACGTTATTTGTTAGATAATTAA
- a CDS encoding nucleoside deaminase yields MTNHEEFMSEAVKAALTGMSNNEGGPFGCIVVKNGEIVGRGNNKVTSTNDPTAHAEVTAIRDACKNLESFQLDGCIVYTSCEPCPMCLGAIYWARPDKVYYGSNQQDAANIGFDDEFIYKEIPLPYEKRSIPFEQIGREIALEPFQKWSEKEDKTEY; encoded by the coding sequence ATGACAAATCACGAAGAATTTATGAGTGAAGCAGTAAAAGCTGCTTTAACAGGAATGAGTAATAATGAAGGTGGACCTTTTGGTTGTATTGTTGTGAAAAATGGAGAAATTGTAGGTCGTGGAAATAATAAAGTAACTTCTACAAACGACCCAACAGCACATGCAGAAGTAACTGCAATTAGAGATGCTTGTAAAAATTTAGAATCTTTTCAATTAGATGGTTGTATCGTATATACTTCTTGCGAACCTTGTCCAATGTGTTTAGGTGCAATTTACTGGGCAAGACCTGATAAAGTATATTATGGAAGTAATCAACAAGACGCAGCTAATATTGGTTTTGATGACGAATTTATCTACAAAGAAATTCCCCTTCCGTATGAAAAAAGAAGCATTCCTTTTGAACAAATTGGTCGAGAAATTGCTTTAGAACCTTTCCAAAAATGGTCTGAAAAAGAAGATAAAACAGAATATTAA
- the fumC gene encoding class II fumarate hydratase has protein sequence MTMYRIEKDTMGQVNVPADKYWGAQTERSRNNFKIGAPASMPLEIVYGFAYLKKAAAYTNTELGVLAEEKRDLIAKVCDEILEGKHDNQFPLVIWQTGSGTQSNMNVNEVIANRAHEIAGKVIGEGEKTIQPNDDVNKSQSSNDTFPTGMHIAIYKKIVETTMPGIIKLRNTLHDKAVAFKDVVKIGRTHLMDATPLTLGQEFSGYVAQLDFGLKALENTLAHLSQLALGGTAVGTGLNTPKGYDVLVAKYIAEFTELPFITAENKFEALAAHDALVETHGALKQVAVSLNKIANDIRMMASGPRSGIGEIIIPANEPGSSIMPGKVNPTQAEAITMVCAQVMGNDVAVTVGGTQGHYELNVFKPMMAANVLQSAQLIGDACNSFEENCAAGIEPNHSRIAELVSNSLMLVTALNTKIGYYKAAEIANTAHENGTTLKHEAVRLGYVTPEEYDAWVKPEEMTGGLK, from the coding sequence ATGACAATGTATAGAATAGAAAAAGACACAATGGGGCAAGTAAATGTTCCTGCAGATAAATATTGGGGAGCACAAACAGAACGTTCTCGTAACAATTTTAAAATAGGCGCACCAGCTTCAATGCCTCTAGAAATCGTTTATGGCTTTGCATATCTTAAAAAAGCTGCTGCATACACAAATACAGAATTAGGAGTTTTAGCAGAAGAAAAAAGAGATTTAATTGCTAAAGTTTGTGATGAAATTTTAGAAGGAAAGCATGACAATCAGTTTCCTTTAGTAATTTGGCAAACAGGTTCTGGTACACAATCTAACATGAACGTGAACGAAGTTATTGCAAACAGAGCTCACGAAATTGCAGGAAAAGTTATTGGCGAAGGCGAAAAAACCATTCAACCAAATGACGATGTAAACAAATCTCAATCTTCTAATGATACATTTCCTACAGGAATGCATATTGCCATCTACAAGAAAATTGTAGAAACAACAATGCCAGGAATCATTAAATTAAGAAACACTTTACACGACAAAGCTGTTGCTTTTAAAGATGTTGTAAAAATTGGTAGAACGCATTTAATGGATGCTACTCCACTTACATTAGGTCAAGAATTTTCTGGTTATGTAGCACAATTAGATTTCGGTTTAAAAGCTTTAGAAAACACATTGGCACATTTAAGTCAGTTAGCTTTAGGAGGAACTGCAGTGGGTACAGGTTTAAATACACCTAAAGGATATGATGTTTTAGTAGCAAAATACATTGCAGAATTTACAGAATTGCCTTTTATAACTGCAGAAAATAAATTTGAAGCTTTAGCGGCACACGATGCTTTAGTAGAAACACATGGTGCTTTAAAACAAGTGGCAGTTTCTTTAAATAAAATTGCAAACGATATTAGAATGATGGCTTCAGGACCAAGATCTGGAATTGGAGAAATCATTATCCCTGCAAATGAGCCAGGTTCTTCAATTATGCCAGGGAAAGTAAATCCTACCCAAGCAGAAGCAATTACAATGGTATGTGCACAAGTTATGGGGAATGATGTTGCTGTTACAGTTGGAGGAACGCAAGGTCATTACGAATTAAACGTTTTTAAACCAATGATGGCTGCAAACGTTTTACAATCTGCTCAATTAATTGGAGATGCTTGTAATTCTTTCGAAGAAAATTGTGCTGCAGGAATTGAACCAAATCATTCAAGAATTGCAGAATTGGTAAGTAATTCTCTAATGTTGGTAACTGCCTTAAATACTAAAATTGGTTATTACAAAGCTGCAGAAATTGCAAACACTGCACACGAAAACGGAACCACTTTAAAACATGAAGCTGTACGTTTAGGCTACGTAACTCCAGAAGAATATGATGCTTGGGTAAAACCAGAAGAAATGACAGGAGGATTAAAATAA